One window from the genome of Pseudonocardia hierapolitana encodes:
- a CDS encoding DUF397 domain-containing protein — MPAPILDGLAWRKSSFSGSGGNSSGCVEVAPLADGGMAVRDTKDRSRAMHRHSASAWRAFVTGIRAGEFSTPK; from the coding sequence ATGCCCGCCCCGATTCTCGACGGCCTGGCCTGGCGCAAGAGCAGCTTCAGCGGCAGCGGCGGCAACAGCAGCGGCTGCGTCGAGGTGGCGCCCCTCGCCGACGGCGGCATGGCGGTACGCGACACGAAGGACCGGTCCCGGGCGATGCACCGCCACTCGGCGTCGGCGTGGCGCGCATTCGTCACGGGAATCCGAGCGGGCGAGTTCAGCACACCGAAATAG
- a CDS encoding carbohydrate ABC transporter permease: protein MATTTAVAPVGVSPAAPGPAGQKGRWYEGATAHVVLIAILLVALYPIAYMIGTSFKAPQEILNNVNVLPREFSPQNYPEGWTGIPGVTFGTFFLNSAMVAAGVVIGNVVSCSLAAFAFARLKFPLRGFWFAIMIGTLLLPHHVLIVPQYVLFNSLEWINTPLPLIVPKFLATEAFFVFLMVQFMRGIPRSLDEAAEIDGCGPYRRFFFVVLPLTKPALVTTAVFSFIWTWNDFFTQLVYLNDLDAYTVPIGLRLFLDSSGQAAIAPMFAMSVLSLVPVFLFFLVFQRLIVDGINTSGIKG from the coding sequence ATGGCCACCACCACCGCAGTCGCACCGGTCGGCGTCTCACCGGCCGCACCCGGTCCGGCCGGGCAGAAGGGCCGCTGGTACGAGGGCGCCACCGCGCACGTCGTGCTGATCGCGATCCTCCTCGTGGCGCTCTACCCGATCGCCTACATGATCGGCACGTCGTTCAAGGCGCCGCAGGAGATCCTCAACAACGTCAACGTGCTCCCGCGCGAGTTCAGCCCGCAGAACTACCCCGAGGGCTGGACCGGGATCCCGGGCGTCACGTTCGGGACGTTCTTCCTGAACAGCGCCATGGTCGCGGCCGGTGTGGTCATCGGCAACGTGGTGTCCTGCTCGCTGGCCGCGTTCGCGTTCGCCCGGCTCAAGTTCCCGCTGCGCGGCTTCTGGTTCGCGATCATGATCGGCACGCTGCTGCTGCCGCACCACGTGCTGATCGTGCCGCAGTACGTGCTGTTCAACAGCCTGGAGTGGATCAACACCCCGCTGCCGCTGATCGTGCCGAAGTTCCTCGCCACCGAGGCGTTCTTCGTGTTCCTCATGGTGCAGTTCATGCGGGGCATCCCGCGCAGCCTCGATGAGGCGGCCGAGATCGACGGCTGCGGACCCTACCGGCGCTTCTTCTTCGTGGTGCTGCCGCTCACGAAGCCTGCGCTCGTCACCACCGCGGTGTTCTCGTTCATCTGGACCTGGAACGACTTCTTCACCCAGCTCGTCTACCTCAACGACCTCGACGCCTACACCGTGCCGATCGGCCTCCGGCTGTTCCTCGACTCGAGCGGGCAGGCGGCCATCGCGCCGATGTTCGCGATGTCGGTGCTCTCGCTGGTGCCGGTGTTCCTGTTCTTCCTGGTGTTCCAGCGGCTCATCGTCGACGGGATCAACACGAGCGGCATCAAGGGATGA
- a CDS encoding carbohydrate ABC transporter permease: MVDTAVRPTPAAGPRHTASRGRPGRRKEAIAGYVFLSPWLLGLLGITLLPMLYSLYLSFTDYDLLQDPEWVGLENYERMFTGDPQFWNSVGATLLFAVTSVPLKLAVALGVALLLYRNRRGVGLYRSLYYVPSLLGGSVAIAIVWQTLFGGQGAINGVLAVFGIPGRAWIADPSFALGTLVILAAWQFGAPMVIFLAGLKQIPTEMFEAAALDGAGRLKQFLHVTLPLLSPVLFFNVVLETIAGFQGFTAAFVISGGTGGPADSTLLYTVYLYLRGFGDFQMGYASAMAWVFLIALGIITAFVFRSGSLWVHYADDGDR; this comes from the coding sequence ATGGTGGACACGGCAGTACGGCCGACCCCCGCCGCCGGCCCGCGGCACACGGCATCCCGCGGCCGGCCCGGACGCCGGAAGGAGGCGATCGCAGGCTACGTCTTCCTCAGCCCGTGGTTGCTCGGCCTCCTCGGCATCACGCTGCTGCCGATGCTCTATTCGCTCTACCTGAGCTTCACCGACTACGACCTGCTGCAGGACCCGGAGTGGGTGGGCCTGGAGAACTACGAGCGGATGTTCACGGGTGACCCCCAGTTCTGGAACTCGGTGGGCGCCACCCTGCTGTTCGCGGTCACGTCGGTGCCGCTCAAGCTCGCCGTCGCCCTCGGCGTCGCACTGCTGCTCTACCGCAACCGGCGCGGCGTCGGGCTGTACCGCTCGCTGTACTACGTGCCGTCGCTGCTGGGCGGCAGCGTCGCCATCGCGATCGTGTGGCAGACGCTGTTCGGCGGCCAGGGAGCGATCAACGGGGTGCTGGCGGTCTTCGGCATCCCGGGCCGGGCATGGATCGCCGACCCGTCCTTCGCCCTGGGCACGCTCGTGATCCTCGCGGCCTGGCAGTTCGGCGCCCCGATGGTGATCTTCCTCGCCGGGCTCAAGCAGATCCCGACGGAGATGTTCGAGGCCGCCGCGCTCGACGGTGCCGGGCGGCTCAAGCAGTTCTTGCACGTCACGCTGCCGCTGCTGTCGCCGGTGCTGTTCTTCAACGTGGTGCTGGAGACGATCGCCGGGTTCCAGGGCTTCACCGCGGCGTTCGTGATCAGCGGTGGCACCGGCGGCCCGGCCGACTCCACGCTGCTCTACACGGTGTACCTGTACCTGCGCGGGTTCGGGGACTTCCAGATGGGCTACGCGTCGGCGATGGCGTGGGTGTTCCTCATCGCCCTCGGCATCATCACCGCGTTCGTCTTCCGCAGCGGCTCGCTCTGGGTCCACTACGCCGACGATGGGGACCGCTGA
- a CDS encoding ABC transporter substrate-binding protein: MAILGRRGSARSLRTVLAGAAALTVLATAACGGGGSRASDQEAGGPPEREQPVQLEVTWWGGPARAELTQKVLDLYTQKHPNVTFTTQWQGYSGYYDKVNTTAAGRNAADIIQIDNRVLREYSSKGLLAELDPWVGNTLQVDGIDEKLLGTGRVDGKLYAVPLAANTQALHYDKTVLERIGMLPPENGWATWEEFGTWAAQVTTATGNAPWAMRDESANISLFEYWLRQNGKELYDGQKPGFTAEDVTAWFELWDGLRKSGAASPQEVAQPANAGDISKNTVVTKNTALTFSYDNQLTEVDKSTDHEVGLVPIPGPRSGAYARPSQFFTAYTGGDNIATAVDVINFFVSDPEAGAILGTERGLPPNKQVRDVVSPNFDDQLKYVLDYDEKVVAEAGPTPPVPAQGDSQLGRLLQASAENVGFGRQSPADGAAEFVTQAAGELERAAS; encoded by the coding sequence ATGGCCATCCTCGGCAGGCGCGGGTCCGCCCGGTCCCTGCGCACCGTACTGGCGGGCGCTGCCGCGCTCACCGTCCTCGCCACCGCCGCGTGCGGTGGCGGCGGGTCGCGCGCGAGCGACCAGGAGGCGGGCGGACCGCCGGAGCGCGAGCAGCCGGTGCAGCTCGAGGTCACCTGGTGGGGCGGCCCGGCGCGGGCCGAGCTCACGCAGAAGGTGCTCGACCTCTACACGCAGAAGCACCCGAACGTCACCTTCACCACGCAGTGGCAGGGCTACTCCGGCTACTACGACAAGGTCAACACGACCGCCGCGGGCCGCAACGCCGCCGACATCATCCAGATCGACAACCGCGTGCTGCGCGAGTACTCGAGCAAGGGCCTGCTCGCCGAGCTCGACCCGTGGGTGGGCAACACGCTGCAGGTCGACGGCATCGACGAGAAGCTGCTGGGCACCGGCAGGGTCGACGGAAAGCTCTACGCCGTGCCGCTCGCGGCCAACACGCAGGCGCTGCACTACGACAAGACGGTGCTGGAGCGGATCGGCATGCTCCCGCCGGAGAACGGCTGGGCCACCTGGGAGGAGTTCGGTACCTGGGCCGCCCAGGTCACCACGGCCACCGGGAACGCGCCGTGGGCCATGCGCGACGAGAGCGCCAACATCAGCCTGTTCGAGTACTGGCTGCGCCAGAACGGCAAGGAGCTCTACGACGGTCAGAAGCCCGGGTTCACCGCCGAGGACGTCACCGCTTGGTTCGAGCTGTGGGACGGGCTCCGGAAGTCCGGCGCCGCCTCGCCGCAGGAGGTCGCGCAGCCGGCCAACGCCGGTGACATCTCCAAGAACACCGTCGTCACCAAGAACACCGCGCTCACCTTCAGCTACGACAACCAGCTCACCGAGGTCGACAAGTCGACCGACCACGAGGTCGGTCTCGTGCCGATCCCGGGCCCGCGCAGCGGTGCGTACGCCCGCCCGTCGCAGTTCTTCACCGCCTACACCGGCGGTGACAACATCGCCACGGCCGTCGACGTCATCAACTTCTTCGTCAGCGACCCGGAGGCGGGCGCGATCCTCGGCACCGAGCGCGGCCTGCCGCCCAACAAGCAGGTGCGCGACGTGGTCTCCCCGAACTTCGACGACCAGCTGAAGTACGTCCTCGACTACGACGAGAAGGTCGTCGCCGAGGCCGGCCCCACCCCGCCGGTGCCCGCCCAGGGCGATTCGCAGCTCGGCCGTCTCCTGCAGGCCTCCGCGGAGAACGTCGGCTTCGGCCGCCAGTCGCCCGCCGACGGCGCCGCGGAGTTCGTCACGCAGGCCGCCGGCGAGCTCGAGCGCGCCGCGAGCTGA
- a CDS encoding Gfo/Idh/MocA family oxidoreductase, whose product MSFSAANSPRPRYAIVGLGGRAQMFVDALTGAHADTAQLVAFCDVNQTRMDVHNRTVVDAGLPAVPTYKAQDFGRMLDAERVDTVIVTSIDRTHDQYIVAALRAGRDVITEKPMTTDAERCKRILDAQAETGGKITVTFNYRYNPLHTRVREVIASGAIGDVGSVHFEWLLDTRHGADYFRRWHRDKANSGGLMVHKATHHFDLVNWWIASSPDVVYGLGRLFFYGDENGRRRGLARPYPRAHGAPEAADDPFALHLAGNEKMTALYLDAEHEDGYHRDQNVFGPGITIEDDMAVAVRYRSGATMSYHLTAYSPWEGYRVGFNGSAGRLELDVMENSFVDPGTAGKVAGEAVHGRPGTEVRPEPDHGARLTLRKHWEKPEDLDLPDTSGGHGGGDERMLADIFGGKVVEDPLGRASTHRDGALSLLTGLAANRSFETGLPVRADDILEL is encoded by the coding sequence ATGTCCTTCAGCGCCGCGAACTCGCCGCGCCCCCGCTACGCGATCGTCGGCCTCGGCGGCCGCGCCCAGATGTTCGTCGACGCGCTCACCGGCGCGCACGCCGACACGGCGCAGCTCGTCGCGTTCTGTGACGTCAACCAGACCCGCATGGACGTGCACAACCGCACCGTGGTCGATGCCGGCCTGCCGGCCGTCCCGACGTACAAGGCGCAGGACTTCGGCCGGATGCTCGATGCCGAGCGGGTCGACACCGTGATCGTCACGTCGATCGACCGCACCCACGACCAGTACATCGTCGCCGCGCTGCGCGCAGGCCGCGACGTGATCACCGAGAAGCCGATGACCACCGACGCGGAGCGGTGCAAGCGGATCCTCGACGCCCAGGCCGAGACCGGCGGCAAGATCACCGTCACCTTCAACTACCGCTACAACCCCCTGCACACGCGGGTGCGCGAGGTGATCGCCTCCGGCGCCATCGGCGATGTCGGATCCGTGCACTTCGAGTGGCTGCTCGACACCCGCCACGGCGCCGACTACTTCCGCCGCTGGCACCGCGACAAGGCCAACTCCGGCGGGCTCATGGTGCACAAGGCCACCCACCACTTCGACCTGGTCAACTGGTGGATCGCGTCCTCCCCCGACGTCGTCTACGGGCTCGGCCGCCTGTTCTTCTACGGCGACGAGAACGGGCGCAGGCGCGGGCTCGCCCGGCCGTACCCGCGTGCCCACGGCGCCCCCGAGGCCGCCGACGACCCGTTCGCCCTGCACCTGGCCGGCAACGAGAAGATGACCGCGCTCTACCTCGACGCCGAGCACGAGGACGGCTACCACCGCGACCAGAACGTCTTCGGTCCCGGCATCACGATCGAGGACGACATGGCCGTCGCCGTGCGTTACCGCAGCGGTGCCACCATGAGCTACCACCTCACGGCCTACTCGCCGTGGGAGGGCTACCGGGTCGGGTTCAACGGCAGCGCAGGCCGCCTCGAGCTCGACGTCATGGAGAACTCGTTCGTCGACCCCGGCACCGCCGGGAAGGTCGCGGGTGAGGCCGTGCACGGCAGGCCCGGCACCGAGGTGCGGCCCGAGCCGGACCACGGCGCGCGGCTCACGCTGCGCAAGCACTGGGAGAAGCCCGAGGACCTGGACCTCCCCGACACCAGCGGCGGCCACGGCGGCGGCGACGAGCGGATGCTCGCCGACATCTTCGGTGGCAAGGTCGTCGAGGACCCGCTCGGCCGGGCGTCCACCCACCGCGACGGCGCGCTGTCGCTGCTCACCGGCCTGGCCGCCAACCGTTCCTTCGAGACCGGCCTGCCGGTCCGGGCCGACGACATCCTGGAGCTCTGA
- the uxaC gene encoding glucuronate isomerase — MAARPLVLDDDRILPTDPGVRAIAREIFAAVRDLPLISMHGHVEASVLADDEPFGDPAQLLVVPDHYVTRMLVSQGVRLEELGVPRRDGGPVETDGRAIWRRFCAGWHLFRGTPSRFWLEQELHDVFGVNVQPSAETADAIYDQIASCIARPEFRPRALFDRFKLEILATTDAPASRLDAHATIAESDWDGRVVPTFRPDALVHLHRPTWKQDVEELGEVAGTAVGTYAGYLAALQQRREHFKRLGALATDHGHTTADTTPLDRADAERIYAAALAGSVDQAAADAFAAHMLFEMARMSRDDGLVMQIHPGVLRNHHPDVHDRFGLDKGFDIPLPVDFARGLRPVLAAFGTDPGFRCVVFTIDETTYSRELAPLAGVYPSMRLGVPWWFLDSPHAMRRFREAVTETAGFYNTAGFVDDTRAFASIPARHDLARRVDSGYLAQLVANGQLSVDEAIETAVDLSTTIPREAYAPREA, encoded by the coding sequence ATGGCTGCTCGACCGCTGGTGCTCGACGACGACCGGATCCTGCCCACCGACCCGGGGGTGCGGGCGATCGCGCGCGAGATCTTCGCCGCCGTCCGCGACCTGCCCCTGATCAGCATGCACGGCCACGTCGAGGCGTCCGTGCTCGCCGACGACGAGCCGTTCGGAGACCCGGCGCAGCTGCTCGTCGTGCCCGACCACTACGTCACCCGGATGCTCGTCTCCCAGGGCGTCCGCCTGGAGGAGCTCGGGGTTCCCCGCCGCGACGGCGGCCCCGTCGAGACCGACGGGCGGGCGATCTGGCGCCGGTTCTGCGCCGGATGGCACCTGTTCCGCGGGACACCGTCGCGGTTCTGGCTGGAGCAGGAGCTGCACGACGTGTTCGGGGTGAACGTGCAGCCGTCCGCGGAGACGGCCGACGCGATCTACGACCAGATCGCGTCGTGCATCGCGCGCCCCGAGTTCCGGCCCCGTGCGCTGTTCGACCGCTTCAAGCTGGAGATCCTCGCCACCACCGACGCCCCGGCGAGCCGCCTCGACGCGCACGCCACCATCGCCGAGAGCGACTGGGACGGGCGCGTCGTGCCGACCTTCCGCCCCGACGCGCTCGTGCACCTGCACCGGCCCACGTGGAAGCAGGACGTCGAGGAGCTCGGGGAGGTCGCAGGCACCGCCGTCGGTACCTACGCCGGCTACCTCGCCGCCCTGCAGCAGCGTCGCGAGCACTTCAAGCGGCTCGGGGCGCTCGCCACCGACCACGGCCACACCACCGCCGACACCACCCCGCTCGACCGCGCCGACGCGGAGCGGATCTACGCCGCCGCCCTCGCCGGGTCGGTGGACCAGGCCGCCGCCGACGCGTTCGCCGCGCACATGCTGTTCGAGATGGCGCGGATGAGCCGCGACGACGGCCTCGTCATGCAGATCCACCCGGGCGTCCTGCGCAACCACCACCCGGACGTCCACGACCGGTTCGGCCTCGACAAGGGCTTCGACATCCCGCTGCCCGTCGACTTCGCCCGCGGCCTGCGCCCGGTGCTGGCCGCCTTCGGCACCGACCCCGGCTTCCGCTGCGTGGTGTTCACGATCGACGAGACCACCTACTCCCGCGAGCTCGCGCCGCTCGCGGGCGTCTACCCGTCGATGCGTCTGGGCGTCCCGTGGTGGTTCCTGGACAGCCCGCACGCCATGCGGCGCTTCCGCGAGGCCGTCACCGAGACCGCTGGCTTCTACAACACCGCGGGCTTCGTCGACGACACGAGGGCCTTCGCCTCCATCCCGGCGCGGCACGACCTGGCCCGCCGGGTGGACAGCGGCTACCTGGCCCAGCTGGTGGCGAACGGCCAGCTGAGCGTGGACGAGGCGATCGAGACGGCGGTGGACCTGAGCACGACGATCCCCCGGGAGGCCTACGCCCCCCGCGAGGCCTGA
- a CDS encoding type IV toxin-antitoxin system AbiEi family antitoxin domain-containing protein encodes MDLTFRAQWVAAGFSGDELRGFVRTGRLTPVRRGSYVRGDLPDDALARHILQVRAAMGELASDAVVSHVSAAVLHGLRIWGVRLDRVHVTRRRPTGGRCGALVHVHSATLDPLETVMIGGVPVTSLARTVADLGRMLPFEQAVVFADAAMFHKRPDRLEKADVLAVLDHEPRRPGTRAARRMLDFATGLSESVGESRSRVAIAAAGLPPPVLQWEVHAAATGAFIGRVDMAWPKQRTVGEFDGLVKYGRTLRPGQDVGEVLVEDKLREDALRDEDLGVVRWIWRDLSNFGPTAERLRSRFRPA; translated from the coding sequence GTGGATCTCACGTTTCGGGCGCAGTGGGTCGCCGCGGGGTTCTCAGGGGACGAGCTGCGCGGGTTCGTGCGGACCGGCCGGTTGACACCCGTCCGTCGCGGCAGCTACGTGCGGGGCGATCTGCCGGACGACGCACTCGCCCGGCACATCCTGCAGGTCAGGGCTGCGATGGGCGAGCTGGCGAGCGACGCCGTGGTCAGTCACGTCTCCGCGGCCGTCCTGCACGGTCTGCGGATCTGGGGCGTGCGGCTCGACCGCGTCCACGTCACCCGGCGCCGTCCCACCGGCGGCCGCTGCGGTGCTCTGGTGCACGTCCACAGCGCGACGCTCGATCCGCTCGAGACCGTCATGATCGGCGGGGTCCCGGTCACCTCGCTCGCGCGGACGGTCGCCGACCTCGGGCGGATGCTGCCCTTCGAGCAAGCCGTGGTGTTCGCCGATGCCGCGATGTTCCACAAACGCCCCGATCGCCTCGAGAAGGCGGACGTCCTGGCGGTGCTCGACCACGAGCCGCGCCGGCCGGGCACCCGGGCGGCTCGCCGCATGCTCGACTTCGCGACGGGGCTCAGCGAGAGCGTCGGTGAGTCGCGAAGCCGGGTGGCGATCGCGGCGGCGGGCCTGCCACCGCCCGTCCTGCAGTGGGAGGTGCACGCGGCGGCCACCGGCGCGTTCATCGGCCGCGTGGACATGGCATGGCCGAAGCAGCGGACGGTCGGCGAATTCGACGGCCTGGTGAAGTACGGGCGGACGCTGCGCCCCGGCCAGGACGTCGGCGAGGTACTGGTCGAGGATAAGCTGCGGGAAGACGCGCTGCGCGACGAGGACCTCGGCGTCGTGCGCTGGATCTGGAGGGACCTGAGCAACTTCGGCCCCACCGCCGAGCGGCTCCGGTCCCGCTTCCGCCCGGCCTGA
- a CDS encoding FAD-dependent oxidoreductase, translated as MSGARHVLVVGGGLNGLFAAVLLGRDGHRVTVLERDPAEVPDPDVAWEVWQRRGCGQFRLPHYMQARFRHLLEAELPDVADALVAAGALRYDVLAALPAAVSGGIRDDDDRYATLTARRPVLEAVVARAAAAQAGVAVRRGSTVRTLLAGHPARSGVPHVTGVVTADGEELRADLVVDASGRRSTLRALLADLGAAAPAEEQEDGGFVYYCRHFKGSGPMPELRGPVQQWYDSVTILTLPADNGTWSVTIVGSARDKQLRALRELERWTAVMRSYPLAAHWIDAEPITGVDAFGGPGDRLRRLVVDGRPVVTGLLAVGDAAAFTNPSLGRGASIGLLHALRLRELLRSVDGADPQEVAMQWAEDTATAVEPWYRATVGTSRSRLADIEGDRTGAPAAPDDRWALAKAMSAGTRKDPVVLRMQLEIAGMLALPPEVFNREGAVERVLAAGGGAPRYPLPGPDRAALLAAAGLAVPA; from the coding sequence ATGTCCGGTGCTCGGCACGTCCTCGTCGTCGGCGGTGGGCTCAACGGGCTGTTCGCGGCGGTTCTCCTGGGGAGGGACGGCCACCGGGTCACGGTGCTCGAGCGCGACCCGGCCGAGGTGCCCGACCCGGACGTGGCGTGGGAGGTCTGGCAGCGGCGCGGGTGTGGCCAGTTCCGGCTCCCGCACTACATGCAGGCGCGGTTCCGCCACCTGCTGGAGGCCGAGCTGCCCGACGTCGCCGACGCGCTCGTCGCGGCGGGGGCGCTGCGCTACGACGTGCTCGCGGCGCTGCCGGCCGCGGTCAGCGGCGGGATCCGCGACGACGATGACCGCTACGCGACGCTCACGGCGCGCCGGCCGGTGCTGGAGGCCGTGGTGGCCCGGGCGGCGGCCGCGCAGGCGGGCGTGGCGGTCCGGCGCGGCAGCACGGTGCGCACACTGCTGGCCGGGCACCCCGCGCGGTCCGGCGTCCCGCACGTCACGGGCGTGGTGACCGCCGACGGGGAGGAGCTGCGGGCCGACCTCGTCGTCGACGCGAGCGGGCGGCGCTCAACGCTGCGGGCGCTGCTCGCCGACCTGGGCGCTGCCGCCCCCGCCGAGGAGCAGGAGGACGGCGGATTCGTCTACTACTGCCGGCACTTCAAGGGCTCAGGTCCGATGCCGGAGCTGCGCGGCCCCGTGCAGCAGTGGTACGACTCCGTGACGATCCTGACGCTCCCAGCGGACAACGGCACCTGGTCGGTCACGATCGTCGGGAGCGCCCGCGACAAGCAGCTGCGCGCGCTGCGCGAGCTCGAGCGGTGGACGGCCGTCATGCGCTCCTACCCGCTGGCCGCGCACTGGATCGACGCGGAACCGATCACCGGCGTCGACGCCTTCGGCGGTCCGGGGGATCGCCTGCGCCGCCTCGTGGTGGACGGCCGGCCGGTCGTCACCGGGCTGCTCGCGGTCGGCGACGCGGCGGCGTTCACCAACCCGTCGCTGGGGCGCGGGGCGTCCATCGGGCTCCTGCACGCGCTGCGGCTGCGGGAGCTGCTCCGCTCCGTCGACGGCGCCGATCCGCAGGAGGTGGCGATGCAGTGGGCGGAGGACACCGCGACGGCCGTCGAGCCCTGGTACCGGGCCACCGTCGGCACCTCCCGCTCCCGGCTCGCCGACATCGAAGGCGACCGGACCGGCGCCCCCGCCGCCCCCGACGACCGCTGGGCGCTGGCGAAGGCGATGTCGGCGGGGACGAGGAAGGACCCGGTCGTGCTGCGGATGCAGCTGGAGATCGCCGGCATGCTCGCCCTCCCGCCCGAGGTCTTCAACCGCGAGGGCGCGGTGGAGCGAGTGCTGGCAGCCGGAGGGGGCGCCCCGCGCTACCCCCTGCCCGGCCCCGACCGCGCCGCGCTGCTCGCGGCGGCAGGCCTGGCCGTCCCGGCGTAG
- a CDS encoding rod shape-determining protein, with protein MPSLHHTDVDEGDDVSDIGIDLGTANTVVYDSVREVVFDEPSVLLRRRTGGRHGGIVAVGREAAELLGRVPAGLQAMRPLQDGVITDLETARSYLRAVVRRAVSNPWQRAQGRVAIGVPSGATTLERRALLAAADEAGMRRAAAIDEPIAGALACGIDPMDRRAHMVVDVGGGTAEAMAFCYGGVLTSRSCRVAGDEMTVAVFRHLRTEHQLVVGERTAEEIKIRIGIETAPSLPVPGLDAGTGHARLATIPVEEIAEVVRPITESIIQTLAAALHDLPPDAASDILADGVVAFGGAALTRNFDQRLEEAFGFPVKVAENPLTCVAEGAALSLCSPGVIEAYGWR; from the coding sequence GTGCCGAGTCTCCACCACACCGACGTCGATGAGGGGGACGACGTGTCGGACATCGGGATCGATCTCGGAACTGCCAACACCGTCGTCTACGACTCCGTGCGAGAGGTCGTGTTCGACGAGCCGTCCGTGCTGCTGCGGCGCCGCACCGGCGGGCGGCACGGGGGCATCGTCGCGGTCGGGCGGGAGGCCGCCGAGCTGCTGGGGCGGGTGCCCGCAGGCCTCCAGGCCATGCGGCCGCTGCAGGACGGGGTCATCACCGACCTCGAGACGGCCCGGTCCTACCTGCGGGCCGTGGTCCGCCGGGCGGTGTCGAACCCCTGGCAGCGCGCGCAGGGGAGAGTGGCGATCGGGGTGCCGTCCGGGGCCACGACGCTGGAGCGGCGGGCGCTGCTCGCGGCGGCCGACGAGGCCGGGATGCGCCGGGCCGCGGCGATCGACGAGCCGATCGCCGGAGCGCTGGCGTGCGGCATCGACCCGATGGACCGGCGCGCGCACATGGTCGTCGACGTCGGCGGCGGCACGGCGGAGGCCATGGCGTTCTGCTACGGCGGGGTGCTCACCTCCCGGTCCTGCCGGGTGGCCGGCGACGAGATGACGGTCGCGGTCTTCCGGCACCTCCGCACGGAGCACCAGCTCGTGGTGGGAGAGCGGACCGCTGAGGAGATCAAGATTCGGATCGGCATCGAGACCGCGCCCAGCCTGCCGGTGCCGGGCCTGGACGCCGGGACGGGGCACGCGCGGCTCGCGACGATCCCGGTCGAGGAGATCGCCGAGGTCGTCCGGCCGATCACGGAGTCGATCATCCAGACGCTGGCGGCCGCCCTGCACGACCTGCCACCCGACGCCGCGAGCGACATCCTGGCCGACGGGGTGGTGGCGTTCGGCGGCGCGGCCCTGACCCGGAACTTCGACCAGCGGCTCGAGGAGGCGTTCGGCTTCCCCGTGAAGGTGGCCGAGAACCCGCTCACGTGCGTCGCCGAGGGCGCCGCCCTGAGCCTGTGCAGCCCGGGGGTGATCGAGGCCTACGGCTGGAGGTAG